In the genome of Methanosarcinales archaeon, one region contains:
- a CDS encoding ATP-binding cassette domain-containing protein, whose protein sequence is MRFLTKGNKNWERLIYVEIPVELVGLDDRMDHKINELSGGQSQRVAIARSLINDPSLILADEPTGNLDSKTSIDIMKIFTDLRDQGRTIIMITHDPEVAAYADRVVLVKDGNIENN, encoded by the coding sequence ATGCGATTTCTGACTAAGGGGAATAAAAATTGGGAGAGATTAATTTATGTGGAAATCCCTGTGGAACTTGTGGGCCTTGATGATCGCATGGACCACAAAATCAACGAACTATCAGGCGGCCAGAGCCAGAGAGTGGCCATTGCCCGCTCCCTGATCAATGATCCGTCTTTGATCCTTGCAGACGAACCGACCGGAAACCTGGATTCAAAGACCAGCATTGATATTATGAAAATATTTACCGACCTTCGCGATCAGGGTCGGACCATTATTATGATCACGCACGACCCGGAGGTTGCAGCATACGCAGACCGGGTTGTGCTGGTAAAAGACGGTAATATAGAAAATAATTAA